The Dama dama isolate Ldn47 chromosome 23, ASM3311817v1, whole genome shotgun sequence genome contains a region encoding:
- the LOC133045248 gene encoding F-box/WD repeat-containing protein 2-like — protein MGDDAGSTGSRSPVRLRTQSGGRRSRRHARREVPGPGALAQKNETLDHLISLSGAVQLRHLSNNLETLLKRDFLKLLPLELSFYLLKWLDPQTLLTCCLVSKQWNKVISACTEVWQTACKNLGWQIDDSVQDALHWKKVYLKAILRMKQLEDHEAFETSSLIGHSARVYALYYKDGLLCTGSDDLSAKLWNVSTGQCVYGIQTHTCAAVKFDEQKLVTGSFDNTVACWEWSSGARTQHFRGHTGAVFSVDYNDELDVLVSGSADFTVKVWALSAGTCLNTLTGHTEWVTKVVLQKCKVKSLLHSPGDYILLSADKYEIKIWPIGREINCKCLKTLSVSEDRSICLQPRLHFDGKYIVCSSALGLYQWDFASYDILRVIKTPEIANLALLGFGDIFALLFDNRYLYILDLWTESLISRWPLPEYRKSKRGSSFLAGEASWLNGLDGHNDTGLVFATTMPDHSIHLVLWKQHD, from the exons atgggaGATGACGCAGGCAGCACCGGAAGCCGCTCCCCTGTGAGGCTGCGGACCCAGAGCGGCGGCCGCCGGTCCAGGCGCCATG CCCGGCGCGAGGTCCCGGGCCCTGGGGCGCTCGCTCAGAAAAATGAAACTCTGGATCACCTGATTAGTCTGAGTGGGGCAGTCCAGCTCAGACACCTCTCCAATAACCTGGAGACTCTGCTCAAGCGGGACTTCCTCAAACTCCTTCCCCTGGAGctcagtttttatttgttaaaatggcTCGACCCTCAGACTTTACTCACGTGCTGCCTCGTCTCTAAACAGTGGAATAAGGTGATAAGTGCCTGTACAGAGGTGTGGCAGACCGCCTGTAAAAATTTGGGCTGGCAGATAGATGATTCTGTTCAGGACGCTTTGCACTGGAAGAAGGTTTATTTGAAGGCTATTTTGAGAATGAAgcaactggaggaccatgaagcctttGAGACCTCATCTTTAATTGGACACAGTGCCAGAGTGTATGCACTTTACTACAAAGATGGACTTCTGTGTACAGGGTCAGATGACTTGTCTGCAAAACTGTGGAATGTGAGCACAGGGCAATGTGTTTATGGCATCCAGACGCACACTTGTGCTGCGGTGAAGTTTGATGAGCAGAAGCTTGTGACAGGCTCCTTTGACAACACCGTGGCCTGCTGGGAATGGAGCTCCGGAGCCAGGACCCAGCACTTCCGGGGGCACACGGGGGCGGTGTTTAGTGTTGACTACAACGACGAACTGGACGTCTTGGTGAGTGGCTCTGCAGACTTCACCGTGAAAGTATGGGCTTTATCTGCTGGGACATGCCTGAACACTCTCACCGGGCACACAGAATGGGTCACCAAGGTGGTCTTGCAGaagtgcaaagtcaagtctctCTTGCACAGCCCTGGAGACTACATCCTCTTAAGTGCAGACAAATATGAGATCAAGATTTGGCCAATTGGGAGAGAAATTAACTGTAAGTGCTTAAAGACGTTGTCTGTCTCTGAGGAtagaagtatctgcctgcagccaAGACTTCATTTTGATGGCAAATACATTGTCTGTAGTTCGGCACTGGGCCTCTACCAGTGGGATTTCGCCAGTTATGATATTCTCAGGGTCATCAAGACTCCTGAGATAGCAAACCTGGCCTTGCTTGGCTTTGGAGATATCTTTGCCCTGCTGTTTGACAACCGCTACCTGTATATCCTGGACTTGTGGACAGAGAGCCTAATTAGCCGCTGGCCTCTCCCCGAGTATAGGAAGTCCAAGAGGGGCTCCAGCTTCCTGGCAGGTGAAGCGTCCTGGCTGAACGGACTGGACGGGCACAACGACACGGGCCTGGTCTTCGCCACTACCATGCCCGACCACAGCATCCACCTGGTGCTGTGGAAGCAGCACGACTGA